The following are encoded together in the Fodinibius salinus genome:
- a CDS encoding TPM domain-containing protein, with protein sequence MTFSRFQQSLSVLLLSSVFLLCLLPTAVAQNLPSEPSGHVNDYAHMLSNSDQERLETKLRNYRDTTTTVIAIAMLKSLNGVSIEETATTLFNDWKMWQGNKDNGVLIVVAKEEQKMRIEVGYGLEGAIPDIMAGRIIRQIMNPNFKKGNYYKGLDEATSALIQLSSGEFEGQLTKKSSEDDDMASYIIFALFIIFVIYSSSRKGRGKGKGKRRRTLGPAGFILFGGGSGGSSIGGGSSGGFGGFSGGGGFGSGGGGASGGW encoded by the coding sequence ATGACCTTTTCGCGATTTCAACAATCATTATCCGTACTGTTACTTTCAAGCGTGTTTTTACTGTGTCTTCTTCCCACAGCAGTGGCACAAAATTTACCTTCTGAACCCTCTGGCCATGTGAATGATTATGCCCATATGCTCAGCAACTCCGATCAAGAACGGCTGGAAACCAAGCTTCGCAATTATCGAGATACTACCACGACGGTCATTGCCATTGCGATGTTAAAAAGTCTAAATGGGGTTTCTATTGAAGAAACAGCTACGACCCTATTCAATGACTGGAAGATGTGGCAGGGAAATAAAGATAACGGCGTACTTATTGTAGTAGCCAAAGAAGAACAGAAAATGCGTATTGAGGTAGGTTATGGTCTGGAAGGTGCTATACCCGATATTATGGCTGGACGAATTATCCGGCAGATTATGAACCCAAATTTTAAAAAGGGTAATTACTATAAAGGACTGGACGAGGCTACCTCCGCTTTAATACAACTGTCCAGCGGAGAATTTGAGGGCCAATTGACCAAAAAATCTTCAGAAGATGATGATATGGCTTCATACATCATTTTTGCCCTCTTCATCATTTTTGTAATCTATTCTTCCTCTCGCAAAGGGCGCGGTAAAGGCAAAGGGAAACGCAGACGTACACTGGGTCCGGCAGGTTTCATATTGTTTGGCGGTGGCTCTGGTGGAAGTTCAATCGGAGGAGGAAGCAGCGGTGGTTTCGGTGGTTTTAGCGGCGGAGGCGGATTCGGCTCTGGTGGTGGTGGCGCGAGTGGTGGCTGGTAA
- a CDS encoding TPM domain-containing protein: MATQELLTEEEEQQIIAAINKTEQKTTGEVRVHIQKQCNGNALEHAARIFHDLGMDATKRKNGVLIYIAFEDHKAAVYAGKGIDKQVQEGYWNDVLNILLTHFKKDEFAKGIQEAISEVAGKLAELYPYEHDDIDELTNEISYQDN, translated from the coding sequence ATGGCAACACAAGAACTACTTACAGAAGAAGAGGAGCAGCAAATTATAGCAGCCATTAACAAGACCGAACAGAAAACAACCGGAGAAGTTCGCGTCCATATCCAAAAACAATGCAACGGAAATGCACTGGAACACGCCGCACGTATTTTTCACGATTTAGGTATGGATGCTACAAAAAGAAAAAATGGCGTGCTCATCTATATCGCTTTTGAAGATCATAAAGCCGCCGTTTATGCTGGTAAAGGTATCGATAAACAGGTACAGGAAGGATACTGGAATGATGTACTGAATATTCTGCTTACTCATTTCAAAAAAGATGAGTTTGCAAAAGGAATTCAGGAGGCAATCAGTGAAGTCGCAGGCAAACTTGCTGAACTGTATCCCTACGAACACGATGACATTGATGAACTAACCAATGAAATAAGCTATCAGGATAACTAA
- a CDS encoding LemA family protein, which produces MNIKTIIGIAIAALIIFYGVSVNNSLVEKQERVNQSWAQVENQYQRRSDLIPNLVNTVKGAADFEQKTLTQVTEARSKASSIQVSAEDLNNPQKVQQFQQAQKQLSGALSRLLVTVEKYPELKANQNFQDLQTQLEGTENRISTERQRFNESVQTYNTAIRKFPGSLFASILGFDKKAYFEAEEGASETPEVNFN; this is translated from the coding sequence ATGAATATTAAGACTATTATCGGAATTGCTATTGCAGCCCTCATAATATTTTATGGGGTGAGCGTAAACAATAGCCTGGTAGAAAAGCAAGAAAGAGTAAATCAAAGTTGGGCACAAGTTGAAAATCAGTATCAACGGCGGTCAGACTTGATTCCTAACTTAGTAAATACCGTAAAAGGGGCAGCAGATTTTGAACAGAAGACCCTTACTCAGGTTACCGAAGCTCGCAGCAAGGCTTCCTCCATTCAGGTTTCGGCTGAAGATCTAAACAATCCGCAAAAAGTACAACAGTTCCAACAAGCCCAGAAGCAACTTTCCGGAGCACTATCCAGATTATTGGTAACGGTCGAAAAGTATCCTGAGCTTAAAGCCAATCAAAATTTCCAGGATCTGCAAACGCAGCTGGAGGGAACCGAGAATCGTATTTCCACGGAACGACAACGCTTTAACGAATCAGTACAAACCTATAATACCGCAATTCGTAAATTTCCGGGCAGCCTGTTTGCAAGTATCCTCGGCTTTGATAAGAAAGCCTACTTCGAGGCTGAAGAAGGCGCCAGTGAAACGCCCGAAGTAAATTTTAACTGA
- a CDS encoding HAD family hydrolase, whose protein sequence is MSYSFIYFDLDDTLLHHKEAEQSGLKDVHRHFPFFEDIDVQELIDEYHKINSKQWKKYSQGEVSRTELQRNRFEQTLQNLDLDGSKYKEVGDQYLQFYRNHWQWVDGAEQAYQKISEYHPVGILTNGFAETQRLKFEQFGFYESADHTIISENVGALKPDPKVFAHATEQAGVEKDEILYVGDSFSSDVEGGSQYGWSIAWFTSNGDTNKHKKADFVFQDFDALINYLEI, encoded by the coding sequence TTGTCCTACAGCTTTATTTATTTTGATCTGGATGATACGCTGCTCCACCACAAAGAAGCTGAGCAGTCAGGATTAAAGGATGTCCACAGGCACTTTCCATTTTTTGAGGATATTGATGTACAAGAACTTATTGATGAATATCACAAGATAAACAGTAAGCAATGGAAGAAGTACAGCCAGGGGGAGGTGAGCCGTACGGAACTTCAGCGCAATCGCTTTGAACAGACGCTACAAAATTTGGACCTGGACGGTAGCAAGTACAAAGAGGTTGGGGATCAGTACTTGCAATTTTACCGCAATCACTGGCAATGGGTTGATGGTGCGGAACAAGCCTATCAGAAAATATCGGAGTATCATCCGGTGGGAATCTTAACCAATGGATTTGCCGAAACTCAGCGGCTTAAGTTTGAACAGTTCGGATTTTACGAATCAGCTGATCATACAATAATATCCGAAAATGTAGGTGCACTTAAGCCTGATCCCAAAGTATTTGCCCATGCCACCGAGCAAGCCGGCGTAGAAAAGGATGAGATCCTGTATGTCGGTGATTCTTTTTCTTCTGATGTTGAAGGTGGTTCACAATATGGATGGAGTATTGCATGGTTTACATCCAATGGGGATACGAACAAGCACAAGAAAGCTGATTTTGTTTTTCAAGATTTTGACGCATTAATAAATTATTTGGAAATATAA
- the purL gene encoding phosphoribosylformylglycinamidine synthase subunit PurL gives MSDTTIKEPEVTLELAKDHGLTEEEFEMAKDYLGRMPTFTELGVYSVMWSEHCSYKNSILEIKKLPNEGPQMLVDAGEENAGLVDIGDGLGCVFKVESHNHPSAIEPYEGAATGVGGIHRDIFTMGARPIASLNSLRFGDLDTPRVRFLLDGVVRGIADYGNSFGVPMVGGEIYFDEKYEGNPLVNAMSVGIVKEDETASAIAEGVGNPVIIVGSDTGRDGIHGATFASEEISEESEDKRPSVQVGDPFSEKLLLEATLEIIKNGGIVGVQDMGAAGISCSSSEMTAKGGVGMRLDLDKVPAREDGMTAYELLLSESQERMLVVAEKGREQEIIDIYEKWDLNAVVIGEVVEGENVTYVKDGEVKADIPADSLVLGGGAPRYEREATKPEYLEETQSFDMHSLDHSDDHEAIVKQLLGAANIASKRWVYEQYDTMVRTNTVNGPGASDSGVVRIKGTDKALAVKTDCNGRYVHLNPRKGGQIAVAESARNVVCSGAKPMAITNCLNFGNPYKPEVYWTFKEALAGMGDACRTFNTPVTGGNVSFYNENPEMAVFPTPVIGMLGLIEDLENDRMTPEFKNEGDIIYYMGAEREGLGASEYLHAVHDLNTGDAPEIDLDFEAQLQSTLLEAIQQNLVNAAHDISDGGLATTLAEMAMFAGKGASISVDELKNSTHEVLYSEAQSGVVVTCGKDQQSSLENHFSDNDIPFVKLGVVGDQEDDFEIADLLRLSTDEMLSIYDNVIQADMQQR, from the coding sequence ATGTCTGATACAACCATTAAAGAACCAGAAGTAACACTTGAATTAGCCAAAGATCACGGACTTACAGAAGAAGAGTTCGAGATGGCCAAGGATTATCTCGGACGTATGCCGACCTTTACTGAGCTGGGGGTGTATTCGGTGATGTGGAGTGAGCACTGCTCATATAAAAATTCCATCCTGGAGATTAAAAAACTGCCCAACGAAGGCCCGCAGATGTTGGTTGATGCCGGCGAAGAAAATGCCGGCTTGGTTGATATTGGAGATGGGCTCGGTTGCGTATTTAAAGTGGAAAGCCATAACCATCCATCTGCCATTGAACCATATGAAGGTGCAGCAACGGGTGTGGGCGGCATTCACCGCGATATTTTTACGATGGGAGCGCGTCCCATTGCCAGCCTAAATTCTTTGCGATTTGGTGATCTTGATACTCCTCGCGTTCGCTTTTTGCTGGATGGCGTGGTACGCGGCATTGCAGACTATGGCAATTCCTTTGGCGTGCCGATGGTAGGTGGAGAAATATACTTCGATGAAAAGTATGAAGGCAATCCACTGGTTAATGCTATGAGTGTTGGTATTGTCAAAGAAGATGAAACGGCATCCGCTATTGCCGAAGGAGTAGGCAATCCCGTAATTATTGTTGGTTCTGATACCGGCCGGGATGGGATCCATGGTGCGACGTTTGCCTCCGAAGAGATTAGTGAAGAAAGCGAAGATAAACGTCCAAGTGTGCAGGTGGGCGATCCTTTCTCGGAGAAACTACTGCTCGAAGCTACGCTCGAAATTATCAAAAATGGGGGCATTGTAGGTGTACAGGATATGGGAGCAGCAGGGATTAGCTGTTCATCTTCTGAGATGACTGCCAAAGGGGGCGTGGGCATGCGTCTTGATTTAGATAAGGTTCCGGCACGTGAAGACGGTATGACAGCTTATGAACTATTGCTTTCTGAAAGTCAGGAGCGGATGCTGGTAGTGGCCGAGAAAGGTCGGGAGCAAGAAATTATTGATATATATGAGAAGTGGGACCTGAACGCTGTGGTTATCGGTGAAGTAGTAGAAGGCGAAAATGTGACCTATGTCAAAGATGGAGAAGTGAAGGCCGATATTCCCGCTGACAGTCTGGTATTGGGCGGCGGAGCACCGCGCTATGAGCGCGAAGCCACTAAACCAGAATATCTCGAAGAGACACAGAGCTTCGATATGCATTCACTGGACCATTCTGATGATCACGAAGCTATCGTGAAACAGTTACTGGGAGCCGCGAATATCGCATCCAAACGATGGGTTTATGAACAGTATGATACTATGGTACGTACTAATACAGTTAACGGTCCCGGTGCCTCAGATTCAGGCGTGGTACGTATTAAGGGAACGGATAAGGCTTTAGCCGTTAAGACTGATTGCAATGGTCGGTATGTGCATTTAAATCCGCGTAAGGGTGGACAAATTGCCGTCGCCGAATCGGCGCGAAATGTTGTTTGCAGCGGTGCCAAGCCGATGGCTATTACCAATTGCCTGAATTTCGGGAATCCTTATAAACCCGAAGTATATTGGACATTTAAAGAAGCATTGGCGGGCATGGGTGATGCGTGCCGAACGTTTAATACACCGGTAACCGGTGGAAATGTAAGTTTTTATAATGAAAACCCGGAAATGGCGGTCTTCCCAACGCCGGTGATCGGCATGTTGGGTTTGATTGAAGATCTGGAGAACGATCGTATGACCCCGGAGTTCAAGAATGAGGGCGATATCATTTACTACATGGGTGCAGAACGGGAAGGACTTGGTGCAAGTGAATACTTACATGCAGTACATGATCTTAACACCGGAGATGCACCTGAAATTGATCTGGACTTCGAAGCGCAATTACAATCAACACTTTTGGAGGCGATACAGCAGAATCTGGTGAATGCAGCCCATGATATCTCTGATGGTGGATTAGCAACAACCTTGGCAGAAATGGCGATGTTTGCTGGGAAAGGCGCTTCCATTTCAGTAGATGAGCTTAAGAATAGTACTCACGAAGTATTGTACAGTGAAGCACAATCCGGAGTGGTAGTCACTTGTGGTAAAGATCAGCAGTCATCGTTAGAAAATCATTTTTCAGATAATGATATTCCATTTGTTAAATTGGGAGTAGTAGGCGACCAGGAAGATGATTTCGAAATTGCAGATCTGTTAAGATTGTCAACAGACGAGATGTTGTCGATTTATGATAATGTGATTCAGGCCGATATGCAGCAGCGGTAA
- a CDS encoding SDR family oxidoreductase, whose product MEDKVVLIVGGSGGIGSACGRVFAKAGAKVVLAARNQQKVEEVAKEINDEGGEAFVINVEVTDLASVSKMAREVTEDLGSIDVLVNAFGTAVIQPLLDINPEDAKEMLDVNVYGTFLVTQTVVRYMATKKKGRVIMFPGSVGKYSMKNSSLYSASKFAITGFTKSLVKEYKRSGVKFTLMYLGGVDTPMWDSETVDMRVQKDKMLSAEEVAKSTYYAANQPEGSVLNEITIQPESHQMV is encoded by the coding sequence ATGGAAGATAAGGTTGTACTCATTGTTGGCGGTTCAGGTGGAATTGGCAGTGCATGTGGACGCGTATTTGCTAAGGCTGGTGCAAAAGTAGTGCTTGCCGCCCGCAATCAACAGAAAGTTGAAGAAGTGGCTAAAGAAATTAATGATGAAGGCGGTGAAGCATTTGTAATCAATGTGGAGGTTACAGACTTAGCTTCGGTATCGAAAATGGCGCGTGAAGTGACTGAGGACCTGGGATCTATTGATGTGCTCGTGAATGCTTTTGGTACTGCTGTAATTCAGCCACTGCTTGATATCAATCCCGAAGATGCCAAAGAGATGCTGGATGTAAATGTGTATGGCACCTTTCTGGTGACGCAGACGGTAGTGCGTTATATGGCGACTAAAAAGAAGGGGCGGGTTATTATGTTTCCCGGCAGTGTAGGTAAGTATTCCATGAAAAATTCGTCGCTTTATTCTGCTTCAAAATTTGCTATCACCGGATTTACAAAATCTCTTGTGAAAGAATACAAGCGTAGCGGTGTCAAGTTTACGCTTATGTATCTTGGCGGTGTTGATACCCCAATGTGGGATAGTGAAACAGTAGATATGCGTGTACAGAAAGACAAAATGTTGTCGGCCGAGGAAGTGGCAAAATCCACTTATTATGCTGCCAATCAGCCAGAAGGATCGGTGCTTAATGAGATTACTATCCAGCCTGAGTCACATCAGATGGTATAA
- the lat gene encoding L-lysine 6-transaminase encodes MSQTDNVTAEQVHDILGKHILTDGYDMVLDLEKSEGSYLYDARNGDRYLDFFTFFASNPLGMNHPRLANNKFRNKIGKVAVNKPSNSDVYTEEMAKFVDNFDRVGIPDYLPHSFFISGGALAVENALKVAFDWKVQKNFEKGYRQEKGHKVLHFEQAFHGRTGYTMSLTNTDPTKVKYFPKFDWPRAISPAMTYPATDDNIRETVKDEERAIAQAKRFFDIYKNDIACIIIEPIQGEGGDRHFRPEFHQALRDLADNHEALLIYDEVQTGVGLTGKFWAHEHYVKPDILAFGKKAQVCGILASERVDEVEDNCFNVSSRINSTWGGNLVDMVRFGRILQVIEEENLVENAAKVGTYLQDRLQDLHQQFEHVQNPRGKGLFCAIDFPNSHIRDAVIEECKRNKLMILSCGSRTMRFRPPLTVSKEQIDEGVEIIGQSIKTVRDKV; translated from the coding sequence ATGTCTCAGACTGATAACGTAACGGCCGAACAAGTTCACGATATTCTTGGCAAGCATATTTTAACTGATGGGTATGATATGGTGCTCGACCTCGAAAAAAGTGAAGGTAGCTACCTATATGATGCCCGGAATGGTGATCGATATCTGGACTTTTTTACATTCTTTGCTTCTAATCCCCTGGGAATGAATCACCCACGGCTGGCCAATAACAAGTTCCGTAATAAAATCGGTAAAGTAGCCGTCAACAAGCCATCAAACTCGGATGTTTATACCGAAGAGATGGCCAAATTTGTAGATAATTTTGATCGTGTGGGTATACCGGATTATTTACCCCATTCGTTTTTCATTTCCGGCGGAGCCCTGGCCGTAGAAAATGCACTTAAGGTAGCCTTCGACTGGAAAGTGCAAAAGAATTTTGAAAAAGGATATCGGCAAGAAAAAGGACATAAAGTACTCCATTTTGAGCAGGCTTTTCATGGTCGTACGGGTTATACTATGTCACTCACCAATACTGACCCCACCAAAGTAAAATACTTTCCTAAGTTCGACTGGCCGCGCGCTATTTCTCCAGCCATGACCTATCCGGCTACGGACGACAACATTCGTGAAACCGTAAAAGATGAAGAGCGTGCAATTGCCCAAGCCAAACGATTTTTTGATATATATAAAAATGATATTGCCTGTATTATTATCGAACCTATTCAGGGTGAGGGCGGAGACCGGCATTTTCGGCCAGAATTCCACCAGGCACTGCGCGACTTAGCCGACAATCACGAAGCACTACTTATTTATGATGAGGTACAGACTGGTGTAGGGCTGACGGGCAAATTCTGGGCACATGAGCATTACGTTAAACCCGATATTTTAGCATTTGGTAAAAAAGCCCAGGTATGTGGAATACTGGCCAGCGAACGCGTCGATGAAGTTGAAGATAACTGCTTCAACGTGTCTTCACGTATTAATTCGACTTGGGGCGGCAACCTTGTGGATATGGTTCGATTTGGACGGATTCTGCAGGTAATTGAAGAAGAGAATCTTGTTGAAAATGCTGCCAAAGTTGGAACCTACCTGCAGGATAGACTCCAAGATCTACATCAACAGTTTGAGCACGTACAAAATCCCCGCGGAAAAGGATTATTTTGTGCTATCGATTTTCCCAACTCTCACATCCGCGATGCTGTCATCGAAGAATGCAAAAGAAATAAGCTCATGATTTTGTCTTGCGGTTCAAGAACAATGCGCTTTCGACCACCCCTTACTGTTTCGAAAGAGCAAATTGATGAAGGAGTCGAGATTATTGGTCAATCCATCAAGACTGTTCGTGATAAGGTGTAA
- the rocD gene encoding ornithine--oxo-acid transaminase, which yields MISTPQAIELEQYYGAHNYHPLPVVLSKGKGVHVWDPEGNKYYDFLSAYSAVNQGHCHPRIVETLKNQAEKLTLVSRAFHSDQLGRYEKYMHDLFGYDKLLPMNTGAEGVETAIKLCRKWSYEKQNLTPEQATIIVAKGNFHGRTTSIISFSNDPVARKNFGPYTPGFVSVPYNDLEALEQALQEKNVAGFMVEPIQGEAGVVVPDDGYLKRAAELCEKYDTLFIADEIQTGIARTGKMLCVDHENVHPDIVILGKALSGGAYPVSAVLADDPVMECLRPGEHGSTYGGNPLSCAVAMEALQVIEDEKLAENAEQLGAIFREEMNKLVEQSDLVTLVRGKGLLNAIVINDSEDSDTAWNICLQLKENGLLAKPTHGNIIRFAPPLVMTEEQLYNCIKIIKKTIEQYEKTAV from the coding sequence ATGATTTCTACCCCACAAGCCATAGAACTAGAACAGTATTACGGAGCTCATAATTACCATCCATTGCCTGTTGTATTATCAAAAGGTAAAGGCGTACATGTATGGGATCCTGAGGGTAATAAATATTATGATTTTTTATCAGCCTATTCGGCAGTTAACCAGGGACATTGCCATCCCCGAATTGTAGAAACATTAAAAAATCAGGCCGAAAAATTAACGTTGGTCTCACGTGCTTTCCACAGTGATCAGCTCGGCAGATATGAAAAATACATGCACGATCTTTTTGGATACGACAAATTGTTGCCAATGAATACGGGAGCTGAGGGCGTGGAGACAGCCATTAAGCTCTGCCGAAAATGGTCGTATGAAAAGCAAAACCTGACACCGGAACAAGCAACAATCATTGTTGCCAAAGGTAATTTCCACGGTCGAACAACCAGTATCATCTCTTTCTCGAATGACCCAGTGGCACGCAAAAATTTTGGCCCCTACACTCCTGGTTTTGTTTCTGTACCCTATAATGATTTGGAAGCGCTGGAACAGGCACTGCAAGAAAAAAATGTAGCAGGATTTATGGTAGAACCTATACAGGGTGAAGCCGGCGTGGTTGTTCCCGATGACGGTTATCTTAAAAGAGCAGCTGAACTGTGTGAGAAGTACGATACACTTTTTATTGCTGATGAAATTCAAACCGGCATTGCCCGAACTGGTAAAATGCTTTGCGTAGATCATGAAAATGTGCATCCTGATATTGTAATCTTGGGGAAAGCATTGTCTGGTGGGGCTTATCCGGTATCAGCAGTACTGGCTGATGATCCTGTAATGGAATGTCTGCGGCCCGGTGAACACGGCTCTACCTATGGTGGTAATCCGCTTTCTTGTGCTGTAGCTATGGAAGCACTTCAAGTTATTGAAGATGAAAAGCTTGCTGAAAATGCAGAACAGCTAGGGGCAATCTTTCGCGAAGAAATGAATAAACTTGTTGAACAGTCGGATTTGGTAACGCTCGTAAGAGGAAAAGGACTGCTTAATGCCATTGTGATTAATGACTCTGAAGATAGTGATACTGCCTGGAATATTTGCCTGCAACTAAAAGAAAATGGACTCCTAGCCAAACCTACGCACGGCAATATCATTCGCTTTGCACCTCCTCTTGTTATGACTGAAGAACAACTTTATAATTGTATCAAGATCATTAAGAAGACTATTGAACAATATGAAAAAACGGCTGTTTAG